From Cheilinus undulatus linkage group 18, ASM1832078v1, whole genome shotgun sequence, the proteins below share one genomic window:
- the LOC121526143 gene encoding dynactin subunit 1-like isoform X3, with the protein MSQTRRNTYTRTTSSGSSRMSSDGGGRPVKVGSLVEVIGKGQRGTVAYIGNTLFASGKWVGVILDEAKGKNDGTVQGKRYFTCEENRGIFVRQSQIQLVDDGADTTSPETPEPGTGKVPKREIIETSKSSKLRGVKPKKTPAPRKTTARRPKQPSRTAGGKGAASGSASASAGEMSSSEPSTPAQTPLAAPVIPTLHSPGNLPAPGPTKEEEALRGQVKDLEEKLETLKMKRTEDKAKLKELEKHKIQLEQLQEWKTKMQEQQAELQKQLKEAKREAKEALEAKERYVEEMSDTADAIEMATLDKEMAEERAESLQLEVDSLKEKVDELTMDLEILKHEIEEKGSDGAASSYHVKQLEEQNGRLKEALVRMRDLSASEKQEHVKLQKQMEKKNVELDALRSQKEKLQEEMSVAEKTIDELKEQVDAALGAEEMVETLTERNLDLEEKVRELRETVTDLEAINEMNDELQENARETELELREMLDLGAAKVRESEKRVEAAQETVADYQQTIQKYRELTAHLQEVNRELTSQQEASAELQQQPAAEMFDFKIKFAETKAYAKAIEMELRKMEVGQANRHVSLLTSFMPESFLRHGGDHDCILVLLLIPRLICKAELISKQAQEKFDLNENCVERAGLKGAVGEQLSFAGGLVYSLSLLQATLHKYEQALSQCSVEVYKKIGSLYPEMSVHERSLDFLIDLLHKDQLDETVNVEPLTKAIKYYQHLYSIHLVEQTEDCTMQLADHIRFTQSALDCMAVEVGRLRAFLHAGQEKTDIAVLLKDLETSCSDIRQFCKKIRRRMPGTDAPGIPAALNFGQQVSDTLSDCRKHLTWVVAVLQEVAAAGAQMMSPLGEQEGLAAVKLEDVAFKAGEQIYGSQGANPYEYLRQSCGIVIATMNKMATAMQEGEYDSEKPQNKNPPPVDVRSAALRAEITDAEGLGMKLEDRETVIKELKKSLKIKGEELSEANVRLSLLEKKLDSSSKDADERVEKIQTRLDEAQTLLKKKEKEFEETMDALQADIDQLESEKAELKQRINSSSKMTIDGLRGTGPSGIASIVTGISGEEQKANMVAGIGSGSGVQVIDSPLLTQQIEAQRLCIKHLKNENNRLKAEKMRAQLAALPPLHVTKLPSKDGRPEVLSSALYRKTDQLLETLLQMSANVKVVDITGKSPVTPAAQLLEQTARLQSLSDTLGRLKDEVAEHVVNHQPGARVPSDFATFPSTTFVKAKEEKQGDTVLVGRVMVPCPRGQEQVHRLVLSQNQLQRVHSLLKT; encoded by the exons ATCCAGCTCGTTGATGATGGGGCAGACACGACATCTCCAGAGACACCTGAGCCAGGCACCGGAAAGGTTCCCAAACGag AGATCATTGAGACGTCCAAGTCTTCTAAACTG CGAGGAGTGAAGCCTAAAAAG ACTCCTGCACCCCGGAAG ACCACGGCCAGAAGGCCCAAG CAGCCCAGCAGAACTGCGGGTGGAAAGGGTGCCGCGTCCGGCTCGGCCTCGGCCTCAGCTGGAGAGATGAGCAGCAGCGAGCCCAGCACGCCGGCTCAGACCCCTCTGGCTGCTCCGGTCATCCCCACCCTCCATTCTCCAGGAAACCTCCCAGCTCCCGGCCCCACCAAG GAGGAGGAGGCGCTGCGTGGTCAGGTGAAGGACCTGGAGGAGAAGCTGGAGACTCTGAAGATGAAGCGGACGGAGGACAAGGCCAAGCTGAAGGAGCTGGAGAAACACAAGATCCAGCTGGAGCAGCTGCAGGAGTGGAAGACGAAGATGCAGGAGCAGCAGGCCGAGCTGCAGAAACAGCTCAAAGAGGCCAAGAGG GAGGCAAAAGAAGCTCTGGAGGCGAAGGAGCGTTACGTGGAGGAGATGTCGGACACAGCGGATGCGATCGAGATGGCCACGCTGGATAAAGAGATGGCCGAGGAGAGGGCGGAGTCTCTGCAGCTGGAGGTCGACTCACTGAAGGAGAAAGTGGACGAGCTCACCATGGACCTGGAGATCCTGAAGCACGAGATCGAGGAGAAAG GTTCGGACGGAGCTGCGTCCAGTTATCACGTGAAACAGCTTGAGGAGCAGAACGGCAGACTGAAGGAAGCTCTGGTCAG GATGCGTGATCTGTCGGCTTCAGAGAAGCAGGAACACGTGAAGTTACAGAAGCAGATGGAGAAGAAGAACGTGGAGCTGGATGCTCTGAGGAGCCAGAAAGAAAAACTACAGGAGGAGATGAGTGTGGCGGAGAAGACCATTGACGAGCTGAAAGAGCAG GTGGATGCAGCTTTAGGGGCGGAGGAGATGGTGGAGACGCTGACAGAGAGGAACCTCGATCTGGAGGAGAAAGTGAGAGAGTTAAGAGAGACGGTGACTGACCTG GAAGCGATAAACGAGATGAACGATGAGCTGCAGGAAAACGCCAGAGAGACGGAGCTGGAGCTGAGGGAGATGTTGGATCTGGGCGCCGCCAAAGTCCGAGAGTCTGAGAAACGCGTTGAAGCTGCTCAGGAGACGGTGGCTGATTACCAGCAGACCATCCAGAAGTACCGCGAGCTCACGGCTCACCTGCAG gaggTGAACAGAGAACTGACCAGCCAGCAGGAAGCATCAGccgagctgcagcagcagcctgctgcagagatgtttgATTTCAAGATTAAGTTTGCAGAGACAAAGGCATACGCCAAG GCCATTGAGATGGAGCTGAGGAAAATGGAGGTCGGTCAGGCCAACAGACACGTCTCTCTTCTGACCTCCTTTATGCCCGAGTCGTTCCTCCGTCATGGTGGAGATCACGACTGCATCCTGGTCCTGCTGCTCATCCCCAGACTCATTTGCAAG GCGGAGCTGATCAGTAAGCAGGCTCAGGAGAAGTTTGACCTGAACGAGAACTGTGTGGAGCGAGCCGGGCTGAAGGGGGCTGTCGGGGAGCAGCTGAGCTTTGCAGGTGGCCTGGTTTACTCGCTTAGTCTGCTGCAGGCCACGCTGCATAAATACGAACA GGCTCTGTCTCAGTGCAGTGTGGAAGTCTATAAGAAGATCGGCTCTCTGTACCCAGAGATGAGCGTTCATGAGCGATCTCTGGATTTCCTCATCGACCTGCTGCACAAAGATCAGCTGGACGAGACGGTCAACGTGGAGCCGCTCACCAAGGCCATCAAATATTATCAG CACCTGTACAGCATCCACCTGGTGGAGCAGACTGAGGACTGCACCATGCAGCTGGCTGATCACATCAGA TTTACCCAGAGCGCCTTGGACTGCATGGCGGTGGAGGTTGGTCGTCTGAGGGCATTCCTGCACGCCGGTCAGGAGAAGACCGACATCGCCGTGCTGCTGAAGGACCTGGAGACATCCTGCAGCGACATCCGACAGTTCTGCAAGAAAATAAGACGCAGGATGCCTGGAACAGATGCACCAGGGATCCCTGCAGCGCTGAACTTTGGACAGCAG GTGTCAGACACACTCTCAGACTGTAGGAAACACCTGACCTGGGTGGTGGCCGTGCTGCAGGAAGTTGCAGCAGCCGGAGCTCAGATGATGTCTCCTCTGGGTGAGCAGGAGGGGCTGGCAGCCGTCAAACTGGAGGATGTGGCGTTCAAGGCCGGAGAACAG ATTTATGGATCCCAGGGAGCAAACCCATACGAGTATCTGCGTCAGTCCTGTGGCATCGTCATAGCAACCATGAACAAGATGGCCACCGCCATGCAGGAGGGAGAGTATGACTCTGAGAAGCCTCAAAACAAG AATCCTCCTCCTGTGGACGTGCGGTCTGCAGCTCTGCGTGCTGAGATCACAGATGCAGAAGGTCTGGGTATGAAGCTGGAAGACAGAGAGACGGTCATCAAAGAGCTGAAGAAGTCGCTCAAGATCAAG GGAGAAGAGCTGAGCGAGGCGAACGTCCGTCTCAGCCTCCTGGAGAAGAAGCTCGACAGCTCGTCTAAAGACGCAGACGAGCGTGTGGAGAAGATTCAGACCAGGCTGGACGAGGCGCAGACACtgctgaagaagaaagaaaa gGAGTTTGAGGAGACGATGGATGCGCTGCAGGCAGACATCGACCAGCTGGAGTCGGAGAAGGCTGAGCTGAAGCAGAGGATCAACAGCTCGTCTAAGATGACCATCGATGGGCTGAGGGGAACCGGACCGTCAGGAATTGCCTCCATCGTTACGGGAATTTCAGGAG AGGAACAAAAAG CAAACATGGTTGCCGGGATTGGTTCGGGCTCTGGTGTCCAGGTAATCGACTCTCCTCTGCTGACTCAGCAGATTGAAGCTCAGAGACTCTGCATCAAACACCTGAAGAATGAGAACAACAGACTGAAG gcTGAGAAGATGCGAGCTCAGCTCGCCGCTCTGCCTCCTCTTCACGTGACCAAACTTCCCTCCAAAGACGGTCGTCCTGAAGTGCTCTCCAGCGCCCTCTACCGTAAAACCGACCAGCTGCTGGAGACTCTGCTGCAGATGAGTGCCAACGTTAAAGTGGTGGATATCACCGGGAAATCTCCAG TGACGCCTGCTGCTCAGCTCCTGGAACAGACGGCCAGACTACAGTCACTCAGTGACACTCTGGGCAGGCTGAag gatgaagTTGCAGAGCACGTCGTCAACCATCAGCCTGGAGCTCGTGTCCCCTCAGATTTTGCAACGTTTCCTTCAACCACGTTTGTAAAA GCAAAGGAGGAGAAGCAGGGCGACACGGTCCTGGTGGGTCGAGTCATGGTGCCGTGTCCCCGCGGTCAGGAGCAGGTCCACCGACTCGTCCTGTCACAGAATCAGCTGCAGCGAGTTCACAGTCTGCTGAAAACCTAA
- the LOC121526143 gene encoding dynactin subunit 1-like isoform X6 — protein MSQTRRNTYTRTTSSGSSRMSSDGGGRPVKVGSLVEVIGKGQRGTVAYIGNTLFASGKWVGVILDEAKGKNDGTVQGKRYFTCEENRGIFVRQSQIQLVDDGADTTSPETPEPGTGKVPKREIIETSKSSKLQPSRTAGGKGAASGSASASAGEMSSSEPSTPAQTPLAAPVIPTLHSPGNLPAPGPTKEDGTLEPKEEEALRGQVKDLEEKLETLKMKRTEDKAKLKELEKHKIQLEQLQEWKTKMQEQQAELQKQLKEAKREAKEALEAKERYVEEMSDTADAIEMATLDKEMAEERAESLQLEVDSLKEKVDELTMDLEILKHEIEEKGSDGAASSYHVKQLEEQNGRLKEALVRMRDLSASEKQEHVKLQKQMEKKNVELDALRSQKEKLQEEMSVAEKTIDELKEQVDAALGAEEMVETLTERNLDLEEKVRELRETVTDLEAINEMNDELQENARETELELREMLDLGAAKVRESEKRVEAAQETVADYQQTIQKYRELTAHLQEVNRELTSQQEASAELQQQPAAEMFDFKIKFAETKAYAKAIEMELRKMEVGQANRHVSLLTSFMPESFLRHGGDHDCILVLLLIPRLICKAELISKQAQEKFDLNENCVERAGLKGAVGEQLSFAGGLVYSLSLLQATLHKYEQALSQCSVEVYKKIGSLYPEMSVHERSLDFLIDLLHKDQLDETVNVEPLTKAIKYYQHLYSIHLVEQTEDCTMQLADHIRFTQSALDCMAVEVGRLRAFLHAGQEKTDIAVLLKDLETSCSDIRQFCKKIRRRMPGTDAPGIPAALNFGQQVSDTLSDCRKHLTWVVAVLQEVAAAGAQMMSPLGEQEGLAAVKLEDVAFKAGEQIYGSQGANPYEYLRQSCGIVIATMNKMATAMQEGEYDSEKPQNKNPPPVDVRSAALRAEITDAEGLGMKLEDRETVIKELKKSLKIKGEELSEANVRLSLLEKKLDSSSKDADERVEKIQTRLDEAQTLLKKKEKEFEETMDALQADIDQLESEKAELKQRINSSSKMTIDGLRGTGPSGIASIVTGISGEEQKANMVAGIGSGSGVQVIDSPLLTQQIEAQRLCIKHLKNENNRLKAEKMRAQLAALPPLHVTKLPSKDGRPEVLSSALYRKTDQLLETLLQMSANVKVVDITGKSPVTPAAQLLEQTARLQSLSDTLGRLKDEVAEHVVNHQPGARVPSDFATFPSTTFVKAKEEKQGDTVLVGRVMVPCPRGQEQVHRLVLSQNQLQRVHSLLKT, from the exons ATCCAGCTCGTTGATGATGGGGCAGACACGACATCTCCAGAGACACCTGAGCCAGGCACCGGAAAGGTTCCCAAACGag AGATCATTGAGACGTCCAAGTCTTCTAAACTG CAGCCCAGCAGAACTGCGGGTGGAAAGGGTGCCGCGTCCGGCTCGGCCTCGGCCTCAGCTGGAGAGATGAGCAGCAGCGAGCCCAGCACGCCGGCTCAGACCCCTCTGGCTGCTCCGGTCATCCCCACCCTCCATTCTCCAGGAAACCTCCCAGCTCCCGGCCCCACCAAG GAGGACGGCACTTTGGAACCAAAG GAGGAGGAGGCGCTGCGTGGTCAGGTGAAGGACCTGGAGGAGAAGCTGGAGACTCTGAAGATGAAGCGGACGGAGGACAAGGCCAAGCTGAAGGAGCTGGAGAAACACAAGATCCAGCTGGAGCAGCTGCAGGAGTGGAAGACGAAGATGCAGGAGCAGCAGGCCGAGCTGCAGAAACAGCTCAAAGAGGCCAAGAGG GAGGCAAAAGAAGCTCTGGAGGCGAAGGAGCGTTACGTGGAGGAGATGTCGGACACAGCGGATGCGATCGAGATGGCCACGCTGGATAAAGAGATGGCCGAGGAGAGGGCGGAGTCTCTGCAGCTGGAGGTCGACTCACTGAAGGAGAAAGTGGACGAGCTCACCATGGACCTGGAGATCCTGAAGCACGAGATCGAGGAGAAAG GTTCGGACGGAGCTGCGTCCAGTTATCACGTGAAACAGCTTGAGGAGCAGAACGGCAGACTGAAGGAAGCTCTGGTCAG GATGCGTGATCTGTCGGCTTCAGAGAAGCAGGAACACGTGAAGTTACAGAAGCAGATGGAGAAGAAGAACGTGGAGCTGGATGCTCTGAGGAGCCAGAAAGAAAAACTACAGGAGGAGATGAGTGTGGCGGAGAAGACCATTGACGAGCTGAAAGAGCAG GTGGATGCAGCTTTAGGGGCGGAGGAGATGGTGGAGACGCTGACAGAGAGGAACCTCGATCTGGAGGAGAAAGTGAGAGAGTTAAGAGAGACGGTGACTGACCTG GAAGCGATAAACGAGATGAACGATGAGCTGCAGGAAAACGCCAGAGAGACGGAGCTGGAGCTGAGGGAGATGTTGGATCTGGGCGCCGCCAAAGTCCGAGAGTCTGAGAAACGCGTTGAAGCTGCTCAGGAGACGGTGGCTGATTACCAGCAGACCATCCAGAAGTACCGCGAGCTCACGGCTCACCTGCAG gaggTGAACAGAGAACTGACCAGCCAGCAGGAAGCATCAGccgagctgcagcagcagcctgctgcagagatgtttgATTTCAAGATTAAGTTTGCAGAGACAAAGGCATACGCCAAG GCCATTGAGATGGAGCTGAGGAAAATGGAGGTCGGTCAGGCCAACAGACACGTCTCTCTTCTGACCTCCTTTATGCCCGAGTCGTTCCTCCGTCATGGTGGAGATCACGACTGCATCCTGGTCCTGCTGCTCATCCCCAGACTCATTTGCAAG GCGGAGCTGATCAGTAAGCAGGCTCAGGAGAAGTTTGACCTGAACGAGAACTGTGTGGAGCGAGCCGGGCTGAAGGGGGCTGTCGGGGAGCAGCTGAGCTTTGCAGGTGGCCTGGTTTACTCGCTTAGTCTGCTGCAGGCCACGCTGCATAAATACGAACA GGCTCTGTCTCAGTGCAGTGTGGAAGTCTATAAGAAGATCGGCTCTCTGTACCCAGAGATGAGCGTTCATGAGCGATCTCTGGATTTCCTCATCGACCTGCTGCACAAAGATCAGCTGGACGAGACGGTCAACGTGGAGCCGCTCACCAAGGCCATCAAATATTATCAG CACCTGTACAGCATCCACCTGGTGGAGCAGACTGAGGACTGCACCATGCAGCTGGCTGATCACATCAGA TTTACCCAGAGCGCCTTGGACTGCATGGCGGTGGAGGTTGGTCGTCTGAGGGCATTCCTGCACGCCGGTCAGGAGAAGACCGACATCGCCGTGCTGCTGAAGGACCTGGAGACATCCTGCAGCGACATCCGACAGTTCTGCAAGAAAATAAGACGCAGGATGCCTGGAACAGATGCACCAGGGATCCCTGCAGCGCTGAACTTTGGACAGCAG GTGTCAGACACACTCTCAGACTGTAGGAAACACCTGACCTGGGTGGTGGCCGTGCTGCAGGAAGTTGCAGCAGCCGGAGCTCAGATGATGTCTCCTCTGGGTGAGCAGGAGGGGCTGGCAGCCGTCAAACTGGAGGATGTGGCGTTCAAGGCCGGAGAACAG ATTTATGGATCCCAGGGAGCAAACCCATACGAGTATCTGCGTCAGTCCTGTGGCATCGTCATAGCAACCATGAACAAGATGGCCACCGCCATGCAGGAGGGAGAGTATGACTCTGAGAAGCCTCAAAACAAG AATCCTCCTCCTGTGGACGTGCGGTCTGCAGCTCTGCGTGCTGAGATCACAGATGCAGAAGGTCTGGGTATGAAGCTGGAAGACAGAGAGACGGTCATCAAAGAGCTGAAGAAGTCGCTCAAGATCAAG GGAGAAGAGCTGAGCGAGGCGAACGTCCGTCTCAGCCTCCTGGAGAAGAAGCTCGACAGCTCGTCTAAAGACGCAGACGAGCGTGTGGAGAAGATTCAGACCAGGCTGGACGAGGCGCAGACACtgctgaagaagaaagaaaa gGAGTTTGAGGAGACGATGGATGCGCTGCAGGCAGACATCGACCAGCTGGAGTCGGAGAAGGCTGAGCTGAAGCAGAGGATCAACAGCTCGTCTAAGATGACCATCGATGGGCTGAGGGGAACCGGACCGTCAGGAATTGCCTCCATCGTTACGGGAATTTCAGGAG AGGAACAAAAAG CAAACATGGTTGCCGGGATTGGTTCGGGCTCTGGTGTCCAGGTAATCGACTCTCCTCTGCTGACTCAGCAGATTGAAGCTCAGAGACTCTGCATCAAACACCTGAAGAATGAGAACAACAGACTGAAG gcTGAGAAGATGCGAGCTCAGCTCGCCGCTCTGCCTCCTCTTCACGTGACCAAACTTCCCTCCAAAGACGGTCGTCCTGAAGTGCTCTCCAGCGCCCTCTACCGTAAAACCGACCAGCTGCTGGAGACTCTGCTGCAGATGAGTGCCAACGTTAAAGTGGTGGATATCACCGGGAAATCTCCAG TGACGCCTGCTGCTCAGCTCCTGGAACAGACGGCCAGACTACAGTCACTCAGTGACACTCTGGGCAGGCTGAag gatgaagTTGCAGAGCACGTCGTCAACCATCAGCCTGGAGCTCGTGTCCCCTCAGATTTTGCAACGTTTCCTTCAACCACGTTTGTAAAA GCAAAGGAGGAGAAGCAGGGCGACACGGTCCTGGTGGGTCGAGTCATGGTGCCGTGTCCCCGCGGTCAGGAGCAGGTCCACCGACTCGTCCTGTCACAGAATCAGCTGCAGCGAGTTCACAGTCTGCTGAAAACCTAA
- the LOC121526143 gene encoding dynactin subunit 1-like isoform X4 has translation MSQTRRNTYTRTTSSGSSRMSSDGGGRPVKVGSLVEVIGKGQRGTVAYIGNTLFASGKWVGVILDEAKGKNDGTVQGKRYFTCEENRGIFVRQSQIQLVDDGADTTSPETPEPGTGKVPKREIIETSKSSKLTTARRPKQPSRTAGGKGAASGSASASAGEMSSSEPSTPAQTPLAAPVIPTLHSPGNLPAPGPTKEDGTLEPKEEEALRGQVKDLEEKLETLKMKRTEDKAKLKELEKHKIQLEQLQEWKTKMQEQQAELQKQLKEAKREAKEALEAKERYVEEMSDTADAIEMATLDKEMAEERAESLQLEVDSLKEKVDELTMDLEILKHEIEEKGSDGAASSYHVKQLEEQNGRLKEALVRMRDLSASEKQEHVKLQKQMEKKNVELDALRSQKEKLQEEMSVAEKTIDELKEQVDAALGAEEMVETLTERNLDLEEKVRELRETVTDLEAINEMNDELQENARETELELREMLDLGAAKVRESEKRVEAAQETVADYQQTIQKYRELTAHLQEVNRELTSQQEASAELQQQPAAEMFDFKIKFAETKAYAKAIEMELRKMEVGQANRHVSLLTSFMPESFLRHGGDHDCILVLLLIPRLICKAELISKQAQEKFDLNENCVERAGLKGAVGEQLSFAGGLVYSLSLLQATLHKYEQALSQCSVEVYKKIGSLYPEMSVHERSLDFLIDLLHKDQLDETVNVEPLTKAIKYYQHLYSIHLVEQTEDCTMQLADHIRFTQSALDCMAVEVGRLRAFLHAGQEKTDIAVLLKDLETSCSDIRQFCKKIRRRMPGTDAPGIPAALNFGQQVSDTLSDCRKHLTWVVAVLQEVAAAGAQMMSPLGEQEGLAAVKLEDVAFKAGEQIYGSQGANPYEYLRQSCGIVIATMNKMATAMQEGEYDSEKPQNKNPPPVDVRSAALRAEITDAEGLGMKLEDRETVIKELKKSLKIKGEELSEANVRLSLLEKKLDSSSKDADERVEKIQTRLDEAQTLLKKKEKEFEETMDALQADIDQLESEKAELKQRINSSSKMTIDGLRGTGPSGIASIVTGISGEEQKANMVAGIGSGSGVQVIDSPLLTQQIEAQRLCIKHLKNENNRLKAEKMRAQLAALPPLHVTKLPSKDGRPEVLSSALYRKTDQLLETLLQMSANVKVVDITGKSPVTPAAQLLEQTARLQSLSDTLGRLKDEVAEHVVNHQPGARVPSDFATFPSTTFVKAKEEKQGDTVLVGRVMVPCPRGQEQVHRLVLSQNQLQRVHSLLKT, from the exons ATCCAGCTCGTTGATGATGGGGCAGACACGACATCTCCAGAGACACCTGAGCCAGGCACCGGAAAGGTTCCCAAACGag AGATCATTGAGACGTCCAAGTCTTCTAAACTG ACCACGGCCAGAAGGCCCAAG CAGCCCAGCAGAACTGCGGGTGGAAAGGGTGCCGCGTCCGGCTCGGCCTCGGCCTCAGCTGGAGAGATGAGCAGCAGCGAGCCCAGCACGCCGGCTCAGACCCCTCTGGCTGCTCCGGTCATCCCCACCCTCCATTCTCCAGGAAACCTCCCAGCTCCCGGCCCCACCAAG GAGGACGGCACTTTGGAACCAAAG GAGGAGGAGGCGCTGCGTGGTCAGGTGAAGGACCTGGAGGAGAAGCTGGAGACTCTGAAGATGAAGCGGACGGAGGACAAGGCCAAGCTGAAGGAGCTGGAGAAACACAAGATCCAGCTGGAGCAGCTGCAGGAGTGGAAGACGAAGATGCAGGAGCAGCAGGCCGAGCTGCAGAAACAGCTCAAAGAGGCCAAGAGG GAGGCAAAAGAAGCTCTGGAGGCGAAGGAGCGTTACGTGGAGGAGATGTCGGACACAGCGGATGCGATCGAGATGGCCACGCTGGATAAAGAGATGGCCGAGGAGAGGGCGGAGTCTCTGCAGCTGGAGGTCGACTCACTGAAGGAGAAAGTGGACGAGCTCACCATGGACCTGGAGATCCTGAAGCACGAGATCGAGGAGAAAG GTTCGGACGGAGCTGCGTCCAGTTATCACGTGAAACAGCTTGAGGAGCAGAACGGCAGACTGAAGGAAGCTCTGGTCAG GATGCGTGATCTGTCGGCTTCAGAGAAGCAGGAACACGTGAAGTTACAGAAGCAGATGGAGAAGAAGAACGTGGAGCTGGATGCTCTGAGGAGCCAGAAAGAAAAACTACAGGAGGAGATGAGTGTGGCGGAGAAGACCATTGACGAGCTGAAAGAGCAG GTGGATGCAGCTTTAGGGGCGGAGGAGATGGTGGAGACGCTGACAGAGAGGAACCTCGATCTGGAGGAGAAAGTGAGAGAGTTAAGAGAGACGGTGACTGACCTG GAAGCGATAAACGAGATGAACGATGAGCTGCAGGAAAACGCCAGAGAGACGGAGCTGGAGCTGAGGGAGATGTTGGATCTGGGCGCCGCCAAAGTCCGAGAGTCTGAGAAACGCGTTGAAGCTGCTCAGGAGACGGTGGCTGATTACCAGCAGACCATCCAGAAGTACCGCGAGCTCACGGCTCACCTGCAG gaggTGAACAGAGAACTGACCAGCCAGCAGGAAGCATCAGccgagctgcagcagcagcctgctgcagagatgtttgATTTCAAGATTAAGTTTGCAGAGACAAAGGCATACGCCAAG GCCATTGAGATGGAGCTGAGGAAAATGGAGGTCGGTCAGGCCAACAGACACGTCTCTCTTCTGACCTCCTTTATGCCCGAGTCGTTCCTCCGTCATGGTGGAGATCACGACTGCATCCTGGTCCTGCTGCTCATCCCCAGACTCATTTGCAAG GCGGAGCTGATCAGTAAGCAGGCTCAGGAGAAGTTTGACCTGAACGAGAACTGTGTGGAGCGAGCCGGGCTGAAGGGGGCTGTCGGGGAGCAGCTGAGCTTTGCAGGTGGCCTGGTTTACTCGCTTAGTCTGCTGCAGGCCACGCTGCATAAATACGAACA GGCTCTGTCTCAGTGCAGTGTGGAAGTCTATAAGAAGATCGGCTCTCTGTACCCAGAGATGAGCGTTCATGAGCGATCTCTGGATTTCCTCATCGACCTGCTGCACAAAGATCAGCTGGACGAGACGGTCAACGTGGAGCCGCTCACCAAGGCCATCAAATATTATCAG CACCTGTACAGCATCCACCTGGTGGAGCAGACTGAGGACTGCACCATGCAGCTGGCTGATCACATCAGA TTTACCCAGAGCGCCTTGGACTGCATGGCGGTGGAGGTTGGTCGTCTGAGGGCATTCCTGCACGCCGGTCAGGAGAAGACCGACATCGCCGTGCTGCTGAAGGACCTGGAGACATCCTGCAGCGACATCCGACAGTTCTGCAAGAAAATAAGACGCAGGATGCCTGGAACAGATGCACCAGGGATCCCTGCAGCGCTGAACTTTGGACAGCAG GTGTCAGACACACTCTCAGACTGTAGGAAACACCTGACCTGGGTGGTGGCCGTGCTGCAGGAAGTTGCAGCAGCCGGAGCTCAGATGATGTCTCCTCTGGGTGAGCAGGAGGGGCTGGCAGCCGTCAAACTGGAGGATGTGGCGTTCAAGGCCGGAGAACAG ATTTATGGATCCCAGGGAGCAAACCCATACGAGTATCTGCGTCAGTCCTGTGGCATCGTCATAGCAACCATGAACAAGATGGCCACCGCCATGCAGGAGGGAGAGTATGACTCTGAGAAGCCTCAAAACAAG AATCCTCCTCCTGTGGACGTGCGGTCTGCAGCTCTGCGTGCTGAGATCACAGATGCAGAAGGTCTGGGTATGAAGCTGGAAGACAGAGAGACGGTCATCAAAGAGCTGAAGAAGTCGCTCAAGATCAAG GGAGAAGAGCTGAGCGAGGCGAACGTCCGTCTCAGCCTCCTGGAGAAGAAGCTCGACAGCTCGTCTAAAGACGCAGACGAGCGTGTGGAGAAGATTCAGACCAGGCTGGACGAGGCGCAGACACtgctgaagaagaaagaaaa gGAGTTTGAGGAGACGATGGATGCGCTGCAGGCAGACATCGACCAGCTGGAGTCGGAGAAGGCTGAGCTGAAGCAGAGGATCAACAGCTCGTCTAAGATGACCATCGATGGGCTGAGGGGAACCGGACCGTCAGGAATTGCCTCCATCGTTACGGGAATTTCAGGAG AGGAACAAAAAG CAAACATGGTTGCCGGGATTGGTTCGGGCTCTGGTGTCCAGGTAATCGACTCTCCTCTGCTGACTCAGCAGATTGAAGCTCAGAGACTCTGCATCAAACACCTGAAGAATGAGAACAACAGACTGAAG gcTGAGAAGATGCGAGCTCAGCTCGCCGCTCTGCCTCCTCTTCACGTGACCAAACTTCCCTCCAAAGACGGTCGTCCTGAAGTGCTCTCCAGCGCCCTCTACCGTAAAACCGACCAGCTGCTGGAGACTCTGCTGCAGATGAGTGCCAACGTTAAAGTGGTGGATATCACCGGGAAATCTCCAG TGACGCCTGCTGCTCAGCTCCTGGAACAGACGGCCAGACTACAGTCACTCAGTGACACTCTGGGCAGGCTGAag gatgaagTTGCAGAGCACGTCGTCAACCATCAGCCTGGAGCTCGTGTCCCCTCAGATTTTGCAACGTTTCCTTCAACCACGTTTGTAAAA GCAAAGGAGGAGAAGCAGGGCGACACGGTCCTGGTGGGTCGAGTCATGGTGCCGTGTCCCCGCGGTCAGGAGCAGGTCCACCGACTCGTCCTGTCACAGAATCAGCTGCAGCGAGTTCACAGTCTGCTGAAAACCTAA